The following proteins come from a genomic window of Solwaraspora sp. WMMA2065:
- a CDS encoding RAMP superfamily CRISPR-associated protein, with amino-acid sequence MTNTKSAAGNAELRNGQPFTVDVEFLSDWGCGTGTGRHGAVDREVQRDADGLPMLRGKALAAVLRDAAETVATGLDEGVTGTWRTWVEAVFGSQPGASSLQRLGPAAAGEPRPQPRSMPVPAALQARPLRLHADVREAVAAFEDRDRRLAREAAVLLRPGVQIDQYRHTAADDMFRIEERAAVGLTVTADWHLDFPGLDVGAPVPWEAELLLLAAARLVDAIGGKRRRGAGRCRVTIAGHRAGTQLATLLGQIDRARTPADVRPTNAAPTTETADATLGAMTETLPEHRHDLRITALTPLMVARGVLGNLVLSERFVPGTSLLPMVAKALGDRATELITSGQVVVTNATVEVGNKRSLPLPRSLHQFKDADPDLPDEPPVLVNLLKPRSDDGKRLRTMVGFCVRDTVDGGIRIAEVDLVTQAHAVIDDASQRPTEESGGLFVYEAIAAGTVLRCELWLPADAQLKTDRLNGEHAIGRSRKDDYGHIRVEVIDQPGEPVLISRDENPAEGELVVWLLSDLLLRGPAGAPVTSPDLLGTVLGEALGVDLTLPPLEPGQPPAEFVTTRRVESWQRRWSMPRPSLAGIAAGSVVRFQMSGVPGDEALRRVEAAGLGERTAEGYGRLALQPWLLGQETVRLPKPNKNMGGSRGDEGTARRWLPDNVPELAVELLRRGWRRELHRTAAVRAADDTLRDLLVPGNATAAQLGILRTLADRLTAGDGPAQLRGWIAATRRNPPRMQVWGEQRLDQLALLASGNEELWTLLGVRPPEPIAGKLYQQAAGWLLTEVARAEVERRRNPGTDDDQQAGPEADRNEEVPV; translated from the coding sequence ATGACCAACACCAAGTCAGCGGCGGGCAACGCCGAATTGCGCAACGGCCAGCCGTTCACCGTCGACGTGGAGTTCCTCAGCGACTGGGGCTGCGGCACCGGCACCGGCCGGCACGGCGCGGTGGACCGCGAGGTGCAGCGCGACGCCGACGGCCTGCCGATGCTACGCGGTAAGGCACTCGCGGCGGTCCTGCGTGACGCGGCGGAGACCGTCGCCACCGGTTTGGACGAAGGCGTCACCGGCACCTGGCGCACCTGGGTGGAGGCGGTCTTCGGCAGCCAGCCCGGCGCGTCGTCCCTGCAACGACTCGGCCCCGCCGCAGCTGGCGAGCCGCGACCGCAGCCACGCTCGATGCCGGTTCCGGCAGCGCTGCAGGCCCGGCCGCTTCGCCTGCACGCCGACGTACGGGAGGCGGTCGCCGCGTTCGAAGACCGTGACCGCCGACTGGCCCGGGAGGCGGCCGTATTGCTGCGCCCCGGGGTGCAGATCGACCAGTATCGGCACACCGCAGCCGACGACATGTTCCGCATCGAGGAACGGGCAGCGGTCGGGTTGACCGTGACCGCCGACTGGCATCTGGACTTTCCGGGGCTCGACGTCGGCGCCCCGGTGCCATGGGAGGCCGAACTGCTGCTGCTGGCCGCCGCCCGGCTGGTCGACGCCATCGGTGGCAAGCGTCGACGCGGCGCGGGACGGTGCCGGGTCACCATCGCCGGCCACCGCGCCGGCACCCAGTTGGCCACGCTGCTGGGTCAGATCGACCGGGCGAGGACCCCGGCCGATGTGAGGCCGACAAATGCCGCGCCGACCACCGAGACTGCCGACGCGACGCTCGGCGCCATGACCGAAACCCTGCCGGAGCACCGCCACGATCTGCGGATCACCGCGCTCACTCCGTTGATGGTGGCCCGTGGCGTGCTCGGCAACCTGGTGTTGTCCGAACGATTCGTGCCCGGTACGTCGCTGCTGCCGATGGTGGCCAAGGCGCTCGGCGACCGCGCCACCGAGCTGATCACCAGCGGTCAGGTGGTGGTCACCAACGCCACCGTCGAGGTCGGCAACAAACGGTCGCTGCCGCTGCCCCGTTCCCTGCATCAGTTCAAGGACGCCGACCCCGACCTGCCGGACGAACCACCGGTCCTGGTGAATCTGCTGAAGCCCCGTAGCGACGACGGCAAACGACTGCGGACCATGGTCGGCTTCTGCGTCCGCGACACCGTCGACGGCGGCATCCGCATCGCCGAGGTGGACCTGGTGACGCAGGCGCACGCCGTCATCGACGACGCATCGCAGCGGCCGACCGAGGAGTCCGGTGGCCTGTTCGTATACGAGGCGATCGCCGCCGGCACGGTGCTGCGCTGCGAGCTGTGGCTCCCCGCCGACGCTCAGCTCAAAACCGACCGGCTCAACGGCGAACACGCGATCGGGCGGTCCCGCAAGGACGACTACGGCCACATCAGGGTCGAGGTCATCGACCAGCCCGGTGAGCCGGTGTTGATTAGCCGCGACGAGAATCCGGCCGAGGGCGAGCTGGTCGTCTGGCTGCTGTCCGATTTGCTGCTGCGCGGCCCGGCCGGTGCGCCGGTGACCAGTCCGGACCTGCTGGGCACCGTGCTCGGCGAGGCGCTGGGCGTCGACCTGACACTGCCGCCGCTGGAGCCGGGACAACCACCGGCGGAGTTCGTCACCACCCGGCGGGTCGAGTCATGGCAGCGCCGCTGGTCGATGCCGCGCCCGTCACTGGCCGGAATCGCCGCCGGCAGCGTCGTGCGGTTTCAGATGAGCGGGGTGCCCGGCGACGAAGCGCTGCGCCGGGTCGAGGCCGCCGGGCTCGGGGAGCGGACCGCCGAAGGCTACGGCCGGCTGGCGTTGCAGCCCTGGCTGCTCGGCCAGGAGACGGTTCGGCTACCCAAGCCCAACAAGAACATGGGTGGCAGCAGGGGCGATGAGGGCACGGCTCGACGGTGGCTTCCGGATAACGTACCGGAGTTGGCGGTCGAACTGCTGCGGCGTGGCTGGCGGCGGGAACTGCACCGTACGGCAGCGGTCCGGGCAGCCGACGACACCCTGCGCGACCTTCTCGTACCGGGCAACGCGACCGCGGCGCAGTTGGGGATCCTGCGCACGTTGGCCGACCGGCTCACCGCCGGTGACGGCCCGGCGCAGCTGCGGGGCTGGATCGCGGCGACCCGCCGCAATCCGCCGCGCATGCAGGTGTGGGGCGAGCAGCGGCTCGATCAGCTGGCGCTGCTGGCCAGCGGCAACGAGGAGCTGTGGACGCTCCTGGGTGTACGCCCGCCGGAACCCATCGCGGGCAAGCTGTACCAGCAGGCAGCCGGTTGGCTGCTCACCGAGGTGGCACGGGCCGAGGTCGAACGACGCCGCAACCCGGGGACAGACGACGACCAGCAGGCCGGTCCAGAAGCCGACCGCAACGAGGAGGTGCCGGTATGA
- a CDS encoding RAMP superfamily CRISPR-associated protein translates to MSRQVAIRWELTGVLVAKAAVHIGGLDAGPAQLVQARDGAGRPLLPGTALAGVIRSALRGAGSPDSALWGLPSDSDGDGGQASWVRVDDAPALDGPHVEVRDHVSIDRFHGAAAKGHLFSREVLAAGTRFDFRMVVDAPADGDAAAQALVEAVAAQLRGPGISVGAATTRGLGLVRLTDAVRRKSDLATQAGMLAALRTGGEPVGLPPADPDQVPAGVLRIVVPWRPHGPLAVQVSSDGDVVSAFPLTGRDGADIHLELPGSSIKGVLRSHAERITRTVTGKSAPEDFLDQMRADGLGSVAALFGTAAARDSSDRDQPTGRRGALQVTTCTSRATLPAAQWDAVRMLQQRLGDSAGGGVEIGKKPDNRRSRQRKKNQPQAAGNTANTASKDGTQQEADVHRVALGRLQLAVDELNRGVKGIKFMIAHHVAVDRWTGGAADALLFATLEPHTTDDKAWHPITLDLRVNELGPAPSKPDPESDKDGQCAPPPEQLAALALLLLVLRDLRDGWLGFGHGTARGAGGVRVDADKVRFTAGSMTGWFSCLDGRSLAQVLADQELTASLTTAWLATTEGAPA, encoded by the coding sequence ATGAGCCGCCAGGTGGCAATCAGGTGGGAGCTGACCGGCGTCCTCGTCGCCAAGGCGGCGGTGCACATCGGTGGTCTCGACGCCGGGCCGGCACAGCTGGTCCAGGCCCGCGACGGTGCCGGCCGGCCGCTGCTGCCCGGCACCGCGCTGGCCGGGGTGATCCGCTCCGCGCTGCGCGGTGCAGGGAGCCCCGACAGCGCCCTGTGGGGCCTGCCGTCCGATTCGGACGGCGACGGCGGGCAGGCTTCCTGGGTACGGGTCGACGACGCCCCCGCTCTCGACGGCCCGCACGTCGAGGTACGCGACCACGTGTCGATTGACCGGTTCCACGGTGCGGCGGCCAAGGGGCACCTGTTCAGCCGGGAGGTGCTGGCCGCCGGCACCCGATTCGACTTCCGCATGGTGGTCGACGCCCCCGCAGACGGCGACGCGGCGGCGCAGGCCCTGGTCGAAGCGGTCGCGGCTCAGCTACGCGGCCCCGGCATCAGCGTCGGCGCGGCCACCACCCGTGGGCTCGGCCTGGTCCGGCTGACGGACGCCGTACGGCGTAAGTCGGATCTGGCCACCCAGGCCGGCATGCTCGCCGCGCTACGCACCGGTGGGGAGCCGGTGGGCCTGCCCCCTGCGGACCCGGATCAAGTGCCGGCCGGTGTGCTGCGGATCGTCGTGCCGTGGCGACCGCACGGTCCGCTGGCGGTGCAGGTCAGCTCGGACGGGGACGTGGTCAGCGCGTTTCCGTTGACCGGCCGCGACGGGGCCGACATCCATCTGGAACTGCCCGGCAGCTCGATCAAAGGTGTGCTGCGCAGTCACGCCGAGCGGATCACCCGTACGGTGACCGGCAAGTCCGCGCCCGAGGACTTCCTGGACCAGATGCGCGCCGACGGGCTCGGCTCGGTGGCGGCACTGTTCGGCACCGCCGCCGCCCGCGACAGCAGCGACCGGGATCAACCGACTGGACGGCGCGGCGCGTTGCAGGTGACCACCTGCACCAGCAGGGCCACCTTGCCGGCGGCCCAGTGGGACGCGGTGCGCATGCTGCAGCAACGCCTCGGTGACAGTGCGGGTGGTGGTGTCGAGATCGGCAAGAAGCCCGACAACAGACGATCGAGACAAAGAAAGAAGAATCAACCGCAGGCGGCTGGCAACACCGCGAACACGGCCAGCAAGGATGGCACCCAGCAGGAAGCAGACGTGCACCGGGTCGCGTTGGGCCGCCTGCAGCTCGCCGTCGACGAGCTGAACCGTGGCGTCAAGGGCATCAAGTTCATGATCGCGCACCACGTGGCGGTGGACCGGTGGACCGGCGGTGCTGCGGACGCGTTGCTGTTCGCCACCCTGGAGCCGCACACCACCGACGACAAGGCATGGCACCCGATCACCCTCGATCTGCGGGTCAACGAACTCGGGCCGGCCCCGTCGAAGCCGGACCCCGAATCCGACAAGGACGGGCAGTGCGCCCCGCCGCCGGAACAGCTTGCCGCGCTGGCGTTGCTGCTGCTGGTTCTGCGGGACCTGCGCGACGGCTGGCTGGGCTTCGGCCACGGCACCGCCCGTGGTGCCGGTGGCGTGCGGGTCGACGCCGACAAGGTCCGCTTCACTGCCGGCTCGATGACCGGTTGGTTCAGCTGCCTCGACGGCCGGTCGCTGGCCCAGGTGCTGGCCGACCAGGAGCTGACGGCGTCGCTGACCACCGCCTGGCTGGCCACGACTGAAGGAGCACCGGCATGA
- the csx19 gene encoding CRISPR-associated protein Csx19: MSRVIRTVRPVDAGPAGTALAAFAASTSGVGFCYRPADVRWFRFASDGVARGANGSALDLTGVFELRAFTGSAELRWLHDSGGTGTAHWVGESDTGHSRPGVPWRLQHKPYERLLWGAVVGERNDHGWVTLHDGRIGTLPVPVDGPAPEGSLVWLQAVEYAENDKHGNVAVVDERLVGLVARPFPTPKDKGAAR; encoded by the coding sequence ATGAGCAGGGTCATCCGTACCGTTCGTCCGGTCGACGCGGGCCCGGCGGGCACGGCGCTGGCTGCGTTCGCCGCGAGCACGTCGGGAGTGGGTTTCTGCTACCGGCCGGCGGATGTCCGCTGGTTCCGGTTCGCCTCCGACGGGGTGGCCAGGGGCGCTAACGGGTCGGCGCTCGACCTGACCGGTGTGTTCGAGCTCCGGGCGTTCACCGGCTCGGCTGAACTGCGTTGGCTGCATGACAGCGGCGGAACGGGCACCGCTCACTGGGTCGGCGAGTCCGACACCGGCCACAGCCGGCCAGGCGTGCCGTGGCGGCTGCAGCACAAGCCGTACGAGCGGCTGCTGTGGGGCGCCGTGGTCGGCGAACGCAACGACCACGGCTGGGTGACGCTGCACGACGGACGGATCGGCACGCTGCCGGTGCCGGTCGACGGGCCGGCACCGGAAGGCTCCCTGGTGTGGCTGCAGGCGGTCGAGTACGCCGAGAACGACAAGCACGGCAACGTGGCCGTCGTGGATGAACGTCTGGTCGGGCTGGTGGCCCGACCGTTTCCGACGCCGAAGGACAAGGGGGCCGCACGATGA
- a CDS encoding RAMP superfamily CRISPR-associated protein: MTIAQVPSEAPEPLPIGNGFLNPYAFVSIPDRAELPESLSDCGVDSKLAGKPVGHDRYHADRWTGTIGVTVTTRTPMLIPDHGRRAAASTNADEPLEVRVDHKGRPMLAGSAVKGALRSAYEMITNSRFGVFQQDRQLAIRSTVDESLADLRPAVVLEVGDDTATLQVVESLTPDHLQGKKLERPVQTAVWSKMTLRCGCTGGCSGKIGHGTDGGEDPPRSPELEAWIYFAALGKFPLWRVAALAEPGKLCDKSTARQRRSEDIEREKKRTRGLTIDAQHDLVKVRGRLHRTGSTFPAGGERKRYERFVITQVFEGPADAKLTKVTVGKQLLDGWQATIDSYHQAHHREKDTSTRYGQYVWQPQRWRQLRPHDTLYVRIEEVDSAKGRTIQANRLFPAMVGRVPFAGTPEQSLPEAHRPAKNHSELSPADRVFGWVGQDGRRGDEGPAYRGHLRVLPPHESQAPDPSSVHRIGGGLQLVALNSPKPSQFRFYLGDRDGKPLNGVAKDADEGYPAEQSKPGEQDKQAERRLRGRKVYLTHAEVLYGQHSPTYWNPPAADGTGPLKPDLVHVKAGPRYREYARTPVRDGDKDNVDVVTSVSQWVKQGTKFRLTLQVDNLTDTELGALLWLLWLPEGACLKLGLGKPLGFGAVRAEVNWDDTRLFHGDRLRDRYRLLSRSPEPVDVSAVRQLIDDYDALLREHLPTVRTEFLNAAYGFLNAPVHYPRAADTDKEHTPPQPGQPSTPRNTTYDWWVTNDAIGEKDNRPKDRRLALGELSNPANLVLPYHPMKKERNAGGKGGGNGGNGKNGGGGGKNGGGKK; this comes from the coding sequence ATGACGATCGCACAGGTGCCGAGCGAGGCACCCGAGCCGTTGCCGATCGGCAACGGGTTCCTCAACCCGTACGCCTTCGTGTCGATCCCGGACCGGGCAGAGCTGCCGGAGTCGCTGTCGGACTGCGGGGTGGACAGCAAGTTGGCGGGCAAGCCGGTCGGCCACGACCGTTACCACGCCGACCGGTGGACGGGGACGATAGGCGTCACCGTCACCACCCGTACCCCGATGTTGATCCCCGACCATGGGCGACGTGCGGCCGCTAGCACGAACGCCGATGAGCCGCTGGAGGTGCGGGTGGACCACAAGGGCCGCCCGATGCTGGCCGGGTCGGCGGTAAAAGGCGCGCTGCGCTCGGCGTACGAGATGATCACGAACTCGCGGTTCGGGGTGTTCCAACAGGACAGGCAGCTGGCTATCCGGTCGACTGTTGACGAGAGCCTCGCCGACCTGCGACCGGCGGTGGTGCTGGAGGTCGGCGACGACACCGCCACCCTGCAGGTGGTCGAGTCCCTCACGCCGGACCATCTGCAGGGCAAGAAACTGGAGCGGCCGGTGCAGACGGCGGTGTGGTCGAAGATGACGCTGCGATGCGGGTGCACCGGCGGCTGCAGTGGCAAGATCGGGCACGGCACGGACGGCGGCGAGGATCCGCCGCGCAGCCCCGAGTTGGAGGCGTGGATCTACTTCGCCGCGCTGGGCAAGTTTCCGCTGTGGCGGGTCGCCGCCCTTGCTGAGCCGGGCAAGCTGTGCGACAAGTCAACGGCGCGACAACGGCGGAGCGAGGACATCGAGCGTGAGAAGAAGCGCACCCGCGGGCTGACGATCGATGCGCAACATGACCTGGTCAAGGTTCGGGGACGGCTGCACCGTACCGGCAGCACCTTCCCGGCCGGCGGTGAACGGAAACGGTACGAGCGTTTCGTGATCACCCAGGTGTTCGAAGGCCCCGCCGACGCGAAGCTGACCAAGGTCACCGTCGGCAAGCAGCTGCTCGACGGCTGGCAGGCCACGATCGACTCGTACCACCAGGCGCATCACCGGGAGAAGGACACGAGCACCCGCTACGGCCAGTACGTGTGGCAGCCGCAGCGGTGGAGGCAACTGCGCCCGCACGACACCCTCTACGTCAGGATCGAGGAGGTCGACTCGGCGAAGGGCCGCACGATCCAGGCCAACCGGCTGTTCCCGGCGATGGTCGGTCGGGTGCCGTTTGCCGGCACGCCGGAGCAGAGCCTGCCGGAAGCACACCGTCCGGCGAAGAATCATTCGGAGCTGTCGCCAGCCGACCGGGTATTCGGCTGGGTGGGGCAGGATGGCCGCCGAGGTGACGAAGGCCCCGCCTATCGGGGGCATCTGCGGGTGCTGCCGCCACACGAGTCACAGGCGCCGGACCCGAGCAGCGTGCACCGGATCGGTGGAGGGCTGCAGCTGGTCGCCCTCAACTCCCCCAAGCCGTCACAGTTCCGCTTCTACCTGGGTGACCGCGACGGCAAGCCGCTCAACGGAGTGGCGAAGGACGCCGACGAGGGCTACCCGGCCGAGCAGAGCAAGCCCGGTGAGCAGGACAAGCAGGCCGAGCGACGCTTGCGCGGGCGCAAGGTCTACCTGACCCACGCGGAGGTGCTCTACGGCCAGCACTCCCCCACGTACTGGAATCCGCCGGCTGCCGACGGCACCGGCCCGCTGAAGCCGGACCTCGTGCACGTCAAAGCCGGCCCGCGCTACCGCGAGTACGCCCGGACGCCGGTCCGCGACGGTGACAAGGACAACGTGGACGTCGTCACGTCGGTGTCGCAGTGGGTGAAGCAGGGCACGAAGTTCCGGCTGACGCTGCAGGTCGACAACCTCACCGACACCGAACTCGGCGCGCTGCTGTGGCTGCTGTGGCTACCCGAAGGTGCCTGCCTCAAGCTCGGGCTGGGCAAGCCGCTCGGGTTCGGCGCGGTGCGGGCCGAGGTGAACTGGGACGACACCAGGCTGTTCCATGGCGACCGGCTGCGGGACCGCTACCGACTGTTGTCGCGCTCGCCGGAGCCGGTCGACGTGTCGGCCGTCCGGCAGCTGATCGACGACTACGACGCACTACTGCGCGAACATCTCCCAACAGTACGGACGGAGTTCCTGAACGCCGCCTACGGTTTCCTCAACGCCCCGGTGCACTACCCCCGGGCGGCGGACACCGACAAGGAGCACACGCCGCCGCAGCCGGGCCAGCCGTCGACGCCACGCAACACCACCTACGACTGGTGGGTGACCAACGACGCCATCGGCGAGAAGGACAACCGGCCGAAGGACCGACGGCTGGCGTTGGGTGAGCTGTCCAATCCGGCGAACCTCGTCCTGCCGTACCACCCGATGAAGAAGGAACGCAACGCTGGCGGCAAGGGTGGCGGTAACGGGGGCAACGGCAAGAACGGCGGTGGCGGTGGAAAGAACGGCGGTGGAAAGAAGTAA
- a CDS encoding SAVED domain-containing protein — protein sequence MTDDRWDGPGLTVFGSATGGGRAGRPARAGGGSGGDRGGWAGGLRAALSDGTAAVAVGGALAGGFGVEAAKSVMVGEAAGRWWFVVGCLAGVTLLVAGFGLRERAHRQVQVGIVVTARDVGRGLARARQYEQQAEEFSRSTCAVTVATAVTLSGDPVVDKSRVEELADETFNALMLAQRLTPEATRVNLIPTMPLHLAFWFGARLGHTHSREVRVHAVRQADGSPPYFAATALRATESAAAPLSASLEVVAGGDPSRAALALDLQGFGRQFADPVRETCRQHGIGHLLVLRSAGSLLAEDAATYTGVVEQARREWLAAALPSAARTGRYAVFLSGSVAISLALGARLAAPDPGRWTVFSFDRDTHSYQPFPLPEPTR from the coding sequence GTGACGGACGATCGGTGGGACGGACCGGGGCTGACGGTGTTCGGCTCGGCCACCGGTGGCGGCCGGGCGGGCCGGCCGGCCCGGGCCGGCGGCGGGTCGGGCGGTGACCGGGGCGGCTGGGCGGGCGGGCTGCGGGCGGCGTTGTCGGACGGGACGGCGGCGGTGGCGGTCGGCGGCGCGCTGGCCGGCGGGTTCGGTGTCGAGGCGGCCAAGTCGGTGATGGTCGGTGAGGCGGCCGGCCGGTGGTGGTTCGTGGTGGGCTGCCTGGCCGGGGTGACACTGCTGGTGGCCGGGTTCGGGCTGCGGGAGCGGGCGCACCGGCAGGTGCAGGTGGGGATCGTGGTGACCGCGCGCGACGTCGGGCGCGGGCTGGCCAGGGCCCGGCAGTACGAGCAGCAGGCCGAGGAGTTCAGCCGGTCGACGTGTGCGGTGACGGTGGCGACGGCGGTCACCTTGTCCGGCGATCCGGTGGTGGACAAGTCTCGGGTCGAGGAGTTGGCGGATGAGACGTTCAACGCGTTGATGCTGGCGCAGCGGCTGACGCCGGAGGCGACCCGGGTCAATCTGATCCCGACGATGCCGCTGCATCTGGCGTTCTGGTTCGGTGCCCGGCTGGGTCACACCCATTCGCGTGAGGTGCGGGTCCACGCCGTCCGCCAGGCCGACGGGTCTCCCCCGTATTTCGCGGCGACGGCGTTGCGGGCCACCGAGTCGGCGGCGGCTCCGCTGTCGGCGAGCCTGGAGGTCGTGGCGGGCGGGGATCCGTCGCGGGCGGCGCTCGCGCTGGATCTGCAGGGTTTCGGGCGCCAGTTCGCCGATCCGGTACGGGAGACCTGCCGACAACACGGCATCGGTCACCTGCTGGTGCTGCGCAGCGCGGGTTCGTTGCTGGCCGAGGACGCGGCCACCTATACCGGGGTGGTGGAGCAGGCCCGCCGGGAGTGGCTGGCCGCCGCGTTGCCGAGTGCCGCCCGCACCGGCCGGTACGCGGTGTTCCTCAGCGGCTCGGTGGCGATCTCGCTGGCGTTGGGTGCCCGCCTGGCGGCACCGGATCCGGGGCGGTGGACGGTCTTTTCGTTCGACCGGGACACCCACTCGTACCAACCGTTTCCCTTGCCGGAGCCGACCCGGTGA
- a CDS encoding DivIVA domain-containing protein — translation MRHQVEPHQVRAVRFGSRWRGLDPDEVYVYLGLLADELDRLVRQSDAARTESERLREGLRQWRQRHIGCRFDDPPPASGDPEPGRQTRNRGRW, via the coding sequence GTGAGGCATCAGGTCGAACCGCACCAGGTCAGGGCGGTCCGGTTCGGGTCGCGGTGGCGTGGGCTGGACCCCGACGAGGTGTACGTCTATCTGGGGCTTCTCGCCGACGAGCTGGATCGGCTGGTCCGACAGAGCGATGCCGCTCGGACCGAGTCCGAACGGCTCCGGGAAGGACTGCGGCAGTGGCGGCAACGGCACATCGGCTGCCGGTTCGACGACCCGCCGCCGGCATCGGGTGATCCGGAGCCCGGTCGGCAAACCCGGAACAGGGGTCGGTGGTGA
- a CDS encoding DNA-binding protein yields MTGGPGELMGPYEIAEYLGVSRQRFQQIARRPGFPKPYQELRGMKVYLAAEITEWAKHNRPPRPDADE; encoded by the coding sequence ATGACCGGAGGACCGGGCGAGTTGATGGGTCCGTACGAGATCGCCGAGTACCTCGGCGTGTCTCGGCAGCGGTTCCAACAGATCGCTCGCCGACCCGGCTTTCCGAAGCCCTACCAGGAGCTACGCGGCATGAAGGTGTACCTCGCCGCCGAGATCACCGAGTGGGCGAAGCACAACCGGCCGCCGCGCCCGGACGCCGACGAGTAG
- a CDS encoding DUF397 domain-containing protein, which translates to MSSFPAAGWRKSTRSGGDDNCVEVNVTGDRVGVRDSKAGPAGPILDFSRTSFASLLHSLPARQGYPERT; encoded by the coding sequence ATGAGCAGCTTTCCAGCCGCAGGTTGGCGCAAGTCCACGCGGTCCGGCGGCGACGACAACTGCGTCGAGGTGAACGTGACGGGTGATCGGGTGGGCGTGCGGGACAGTAAGGCCGGCCCGGCGGGTCCGATTCTCGACTTCAGCCGTACATCGTTCGCATCGTTGCTCCACAGCCTGCCCGCCAGACAGGGGTACCCCGAACGGACGTGA
- a CDS encoding type II toxin-antitoxin system Phd/YefM family antitoxin gives MEDLRDDAGRALESVGRTGEPVIITTHERPVAVLVGIDEWEELEAFRDSKDAAVIVRSRAEGQFVPLSAALESLGVEPREVQAAAGAGR, from the coding sequence CTGGAAGACCTCCGCGATGACGCGGGCAGGGCGCTGGAGTCGGTCGGGCGCACCGGCGAGCCGGTCATCATCACCACGCACGAGCGGCCGGTGGCCGTACTGGTCGGGATCGACGAGTGGGAAGAGCTCGAAGCGTTCCGGGACAGCAAGGACGCTGCGGTGATCGTCCGCTCCCGTGCCGAGGGACAGTTCGTGCCGCTGTCGGCGGCGCTGGAGTCGCTCGGGGTCGAACCTCGTGAAGTTCAAGCTGCAGCTGGGGCGGGTCGGTGA
- a CDS encoding CRISPR-associated endonuclease Cas2 yields MNRPVLVVYDIVNDRRRAEVRARLGPIADRFQYSGWLVPPEVNLTAARVVADLAAVAGPADRIHGHAPCPDCARRARWLPVRQPHRLPRQPGWTAH; encoded by the coding sequence GTGAACCGGCCGGTGCTCGTCGTCTACGACATCGTGAACGACCGCCGCCGTGCCGAGGTCCGCGCCCGGCTCGGCCCGATCGCCGACCGCTTCCAGTACAGCGGGTGGCTGGTGCCACCGGAGGTCAACCTGACCGCGGCCCGGGTCGTCGCCGACCTGGCCGCGGTCGCCGGCCCGGCGGACCGGATCCACGGCCACGCCCCGTGCCCCGACTGCGCCCGCCGGGCCAGGTGGCTGCCGGTCCGCCAGCCACACCGCCTCCCCCGCCAACCCGGCTGGACCGCCCACTGA
- a CDS encoding CRISPR-associated endonuclease Cas2, with amino-acid sequence MQPSWWTVTFDLPDDRDRRQLTTLLRRHGVRVLYSVFTIHIGDAHLDRLLAASAERFTGGGHLLALPSCPDCETAGYGVPLEVLPEQGWAGW; translated from the coding sequence ATGCAGCCCAGTTGGTGGACCGTCACCTTCGACCTGCCCGACGACCGCGACCGCCGGCAGCTGACGACGCTGCTGCGCCGCCACGGCGTACGGGTGCTGTACAGCGTCTTCACCATCCACATCGGTGACGCGCATCTGGACCGGCTGCTCGCCGCCAGCGCCGAACGGTTCACCGGCGGCGGGCACCTGCTGGCCCTGCCGTCCTGCCCGGACTGCGAAACCGCCGGGTACGGCGTACCGCTGGAAGTTCTCCCCGAGCAGGGCTGGGCCGGCTGGTGA